One window of Halichondria panicea chromosome 7, odHalPani1.1, whole genome shotgun sequence genomic DNA carries:
- the LOC135338723 gene encoding gamma-aminobutyric acid type B receptor subunit 2-like isoform X2: MAVFNFSSAVLFLLLAVVINNLKLSLCQELIRYALFTSGPVGGFHTSGVVPAIELAEELINADISILPGYNLTHTPVVDTMCDRTVSLNEYFDAISPPHPTVLGLLGCGCSVASTPVAEIIHHNSISQVSYASSSIELSDRSRFLNFFHTYPSDADFAPAVVSLIQEYGWRRIAFITQDESLFTEVLVNLRGPLNSLGIGIVNKIVSSTVYNNGFSTSDADLIFEKDGHRVFFINAFSNLGRKIMCEAYIRGFIYPNYAWLTYGWYQDRWWTEEVNPEPTNCTDDQLAEALHRSIALQLRPELNDSKTITESQLKPTEFDSLYKRRLAINTQDNYTYTFFATVAYDALWTFALALNRTNEMIGGLIREEILNMTQCGGTDEETGVKWEVVSLENFTYSNQLMGCIIRWNLERTDFVGVSGQVTFDDTGSRVFDDVMFFQYRLSANNSSLTRVLFASSHSINKSSAEFIYINGENNNSVFPQGIPPDGIPIPQILTYHLALVIPYYILAAVGLVFCTVCLIFNFTQRKKKIVKITSPNINYIIIVGAYMMYSSIYFRILPSKDFTLNVVRCFIDYLASITGYNLAYAAILVKMGRVYYIFHNPSLTKKTLKDWKLFLIAISISSVGVILAVLQVAVPQLQPIPHVSNSSESTQQIFNELGVMIEQQVYVCFSFGQNTFATIWIVLIVVYTALLQIVGLILAFQTRKVKIKQLHDSKYIAGMIYASAISLVINAIAIAIDGSLLNTVETLFSGSLLAATTVFLALAFIPTMVSLYRDSTGKFIMGERRNSVTGNKMSGLSDVERRTVESKQTQMELRIQELEKVVRSYESNSCVSQKEVNSSTVTSNRSGENFQP; this comes from the exons ATGGCAGTCTTCAACTTTTCTAGTGCAGTACTGTTTCTACTATTGGCAGTGGTGATCAATAATCTTAAGCTATCACTCTGTCAAGAGCTGATCAGGTATGCTCTGTTCACCTCTGGTCCTGTTGGAGGCTTCCATACATCAGGAGTGGTGCCTGCCATTGAGTTAGCAGAGGAGCTGATTAATGCTGACATCTCTATTTTACCTGGCTACAACCTCACTCACACACCTGTGGTGGACACAATG TGTGATAGAACTGTGTCGCTGAATGAATACTTTGATGCCATTTCTCCACCCCACCCGACTGTGCTTGGTCTCCTGGGCTGTGGCTGCTCAGTGGCCTCCACTCCTGTGGCAGAGATCATTCACCACAACAGTATCTCACAG GTATCGTACGCGTCGTCTTCGATTGAGTTGAGTGACAGAAGTCGTTTCCTCAACTTCTTCCATACCTACCCCTCTGATGCTGACTTTGCTCCAGCCGTAGTCAGCCTCATTCAAGAGTACGGCTGGAGACGCATTGCCTTCATCACTCAAGATGAGAGCTTGTTTACTGAG GTTCTGGTTAATCTAAGAGGTCCTCTGAACTCCCTTGGTATTGGAATTGTTAACAAGATAGTTTCTTCAACCGTTTATAACAATGGATTCAGCACCTCAGATGCTGATTTGATT TTTGAAAAGGATGGCCATCGAGTTTTCTTTATCAATGCTTTCTCAAACCTTGGTCGAAAGATTATGTGCGAG gcATACATAAGAGGTTTCATCTATCCCAATTATGCGTGGTTGACCTACGGCTGGTACCAGGACAGGTGGTGGACAGAGGAGGTGAACCCAGAGCCAACAAACTGCACTGATGACCAACTAGCAGAGGCCCTGCACAGATCCATTGCACTTCAGTTGCGACCAGAGTTGAATGACTCTAAAACCATTACAGAATCTCAATTG AAACCTACAGAATTTGATTCTCTATATAAAAGAAGGCTTGCAATTAATACTCAAGATAACTATACGTACACCTTTTTCGCAACCGTGGCTTACGATGCACTCTGGACATTTGCTCTGGCGCTGAACAGGACCAATGAGATGATTGGCGGTCTGATAAGGGAGGAGATTTTGAACATGACTCAGTGTGGAGGGACTGATGAGGAGACTGGTGTAAAGTGGGAAGTGGTGTCACTGGAGAACTTCACCTACTCCAATCAGCTCATGGGCTGCATCATCAGGTGGAACCTGGAGAGAACAGACTTTGTGGGGGTGTCT GGTCAAGTCACATTTGACGACACTGGATCAAGAGTTTTTGATGACGTGATGTTCTTTCAGTACCGATTATCAGCCAACAACTCTAGTTTGACACGTGTGTTATTTGCATCTTCTCACAGCATCAATAAGTCCAGTGCAGAATTCATATACATTAATGGAGAAAACAATAACTCAGTTTTTCCCC AGGGTATACCACCTGATGGGATACCAATTCCTCAGATTCTCACTTACCATTTAGCTCTGGTGATTCCCTACTACATATTGGCAGCTGTCGGCCTTGTCTTCTGTACTGTGTGCCTGATCTTCAATTTTACGCAGAGAAAAAAGAA GATTGTCAAAATAACAAGTCCGAACATAAACTACATCATCATTGTTGGCGCCTACATGATGTACTCCTCTATATACTTCAGAATTTTACCCAGTAAAGACTTCACTCTGAACGTTGTGAGATGTTTT ATTGATTACCTTGCAAGCATAACAGGATACAACTTGGCATACGCAGCAATTCTTGTCAAAATGGGAAGAGTTTACTATATTTTCCACAACCCATCATTGACAAAAAAG ACACTAAAAGATTGGAAGCTTTTCTTGATAGCCATCAGTATTTCAAGCGTTGGTGTCATCTTAGCTGTATTGCAAGTCGCAGTGCCACAGCTTCAACCAATACCACACGTGTCAAATTCATCTGAGTCAACTCAGCAAATTTTTAAT gaattAGGGGTTATGATTGAACAGCAGGTTTATGTTTGTTTCAGTTTTGGTCAAAACACATTCGCAACAATCTGGATTGTGCTAATAGTTGTATATACAGCTCTGCTCCAAATTGTCGGGCTTATTCTGGCTTTTCAGACCAGAAAAGTGAAAATCAAGCAATTGCATGACTCGAAGTACATTGCGGGAATGATTTACGCTTCTGCAATTTCCCTTGTGATCAACGCTATAGCCATAGCAATCGATGGTTCTCTCTTAAACACTGTTGAAACACTCTTCTCTGGTAGTCTACTGGCTGCAACAACCGTCTTCTTAGCACTTGCATTTATTCCCACG ATGGTCAGTTTGTACCGAGACTCGACAGGGAAGTTTATTATGGGTGAGAGGAGGAACTCAGTAACAGGAAATAAGATGAGTGGACTGTCTGACGTAGAGAGAAGAACGGTGGAAAGTAAACAAACTCAAATGGAGCTAAGGATACAAGAGTTGGAGAAAGTAGTGCGAAGCTATGAg AGTAATTCATGTGTCAGTCAAAAAGAGGTGAACAGTTCTACCGTGACGTCTAATAGATCTGGTGAAAATTTCCAACCATGA
- the LOC135338723 gene encoding gamma-aminobutyric acid type B receptor subunit 2-like isoform X1 encodes MAVFNFSSAVLFLLLAVVINNLKLSLCQELIRYALFTSGPVGGFHTSGVVPAIELAEELINADISILPGYNLTHTPVVDTMCDRTVSLNEYFDAISPPHPTVLGLLGCGCSVASTPVAEIIHHNSISQVSYASSSIELSDRSRFLNFFHTYPSDADFAPAVVSLIQEYGWRRIAFITQDESLFTEVLVNLRGPLNSLGIGIVNKIVSSTVYNNGFSTSDADLIFEKDGHRVFFINAFSNLGRKIMCEAYIRGFIYPNYAWLTYGWYQDRWWTEEVNPEPTNCTDDQLAEALHRSIALQLRPELNDSKTITESQLKPTEFDSLYKRRLAINTQDNYTYTFFATVAYDALWTFALALNRTNEMIGGLIREEILNMTQCGGTDEETGVKWEVVSLENFTYSNQLMGCIIRWNLERTDFVGVSGQVTFDDTGSRVFDDVMFFQYRLSANNSSLTRVLFASSHSINKSSAEFIYINGENNNSVFPQGIPPDGIPIPQILTYHLALVIPYYILAAVGLVFCTVCLIFNFTQRKKKIVKITSPNINYIIIVGAYMMYSSIYFRILPSKDFTLNVVRCFIDYLASITGYNLAYAAILVKMGRVYYIFHNPSLTKKTLKDWKLFLIAISISSVGVILAVLQVAVPQLQPIPHVSNSSESTQQIFNELGVMIEQQVYVCFSFGQNTFATIWIVLIVVYTALLQIVGLILAFQTRKVKIKQLHDSKYIAGMIYASAISLVINAIAIAIDGSLLNTVETLFSGSLLAATTVFLALAFIPTMVSLYRDSTGKFIMGERRNSVTGNKMSGLSDVERRTVESKQTQMELRIQELEKVVRSYEPSHACLFLQSNSCVSQKEVNSSTVTSNRSGENFQP; translated from the exons ATGGCAGTCTTCAACTTTTCTAGTGCAGTACTGTTTCTACTATTGGCAGTGGTGATCAATAATCTTAAGCTATCACTCTGTCAAGAGCTGATCAGGTATGCTCTGTTCACCTCTGGTCCTGTTGGAGGCTTCCATACATCAGGAGTGGTGCCTGCCATTGAGTTAGCAGAGGAGCTGATTAATGCTGACATCTCTATTTTACCTGGCTACAACCTCACTCACACACCTGTGGTGGACACAATG TGTGATAGAACTGTGTCGCTGAATGAATACTTTGATGCCATTTCTCCACCCCACCCGACTGTGCTTGGTCTCCTGGGCTGTGGCTGCTCAGTGGCCTCCACTCCTGTGGCAGAGATCATTCACCACAACAGTATCTCACAG GTATCGTACGCGTCGTCTTCGATTGAGTTGAGTGACAGAAGTCGTTTCCTCAACTTCTTCCATACCTACCCCTCTGATGCTGACTTTGCTCCAGCCGTAGTCAGCCTCATTCAAGAGTACGGCTGGAGACGCATTGCCTTCATCACTCAAGATGAGAGCTTGTTTACTGAG GTTCTGGTTAATCTAAGAGGTCCTCTGAACTCCCTTGGTATTGGAATTGTTAACAAGATAGTTTCTTCAACCGTTTATAACAATGGATTCAGCACCTCAGATGCTGATTTGATT TTTGAAAAGGATGGCCATCGAGTTTTCTTTATCAATGCTTTCTCAAACCTTGGTCGAAAGATTATGTGCGAG gcATACATAAGAGGTTTCATCTATCCCAATTATGCGTGGTTGACCTACGGCTGGTACCAGGACAGGTGGTGGACAGAGGAGGTGAACCCAGAGCCAACAAACTGCACTGATGACCAACTAGCAGAGGCCCTGCACAGATCCATTGCACTTCAGTTGCGACCAGAGTTGAATGACTCTAAAACCATTACAGAATCTCAATTG AAACCTACAGAATTTGATTCTCTATATAAAAGAAGGCTTGCAATTAATACTCAAGATAACTATACGTACACCTTTTTCGCAACCGTGGCTTACGATGCACTCTGGACATTTGCTCTGGCGCTGAACAGGACCAATGAGATGATTGGCGGTCTGATAAGGGAGGAGATTTTGAACATGACTCAGTGTGGAGGGACTGATGAGGAGACTGGTGTAAAGTGGGAAGTGGTGTCACTGGAGAACTTCACCTACTCCAATCAGCTCATGGGCTGCATCATCAGGTGGAACCTGGAGAGAACAGACTTTGTGGGGGTGTCT GGTCAAGTCACATTTGACGACACTGGATCAAGAGTTTTTGATGACGTGATGTTCTTTCAGTACCGATTATCAGCCAACAACTCTAGTTTGACACGTGTGTTATTTGCATCTTCTCACAGCATCAATAAGTCCAGTGCAGAATTCATATACATTAATGGAGAAAACAATAACTCAGTTTTTCCCC AGGGTATACCACCTGATGGGATACCAATTCCTCAGATTCTCACTTACCATTTAGCTCTGGTGATTCCCTACTACATATTGGCAGCTGTCGGCCTTGTCTTCTGTACTGTGTGCCTGATCTTCAATTTTACGCAGAGAAAAAAGAA GATTGTCAAAATAACAAGTCCGAACATAAACTACATCATCATTGTTGGCGCCTACATGATGTACTCCTCTATATACTTCAGAATTTTACCCAGTAAAGACTTCACTCTGAACGTTGTGAGATGTTTT ATTGATTACCTTGCAAGCATAACAGGATACAACTTGGCATACGCAGCAATTCTTGTCAAAATGGGAAGAGTTTACTATATTTTCCACAACCCATCATTGACAAAAAAG ACACTAAAAGATTGGAAGCTTTTCTTGATAGCCATCAGTATTTCAAGCGTTGGTGTCATCTTAGCTGTATTGCAAGTCGCAGTGCCACAGCTTCAACCAATACCACACGTGTCAAATTCATCTGAGTCAACTCAGCAAATTTTTAAT gaattAGGGGTTATGATTGAACAGCAGGTTTATGTTTGTTTCAGTTTTGGTCAAAACACATTCGCAACAATCTGGATTGTGCTAATAGTTGTATATACAGCTCTGCTCCAAATTGTCGGGCTTATTCTGGCTTTTCAGACCAGAAAAGTGAAAATCAAGCAATTGCATGACTCGAAGTACATTGCGGGAATGATTTACGCTTCTGCAATTTCCCTTGTGATCAACGCTATAGCCATAGCAATCGATGGTTCTCTCTTAAACACTGTTGAAACACTCTTCTCTGGTAGTCTACTGGCTGCAACAACCGTCTTCTTAGCACTTGCATTTATTCCCACG ATGGTCAGTTTGTACCGAGACTCGACAGGGAAGTTTATTATGGGTGAGAGGAGGAACTCAGTAACAGGAAATAAGATGAGTGGACTGTCTGACGTAGAGAGAAGAACGGTGGAAAGTAAACAAACTCAAATGGAGCTAAGGATACAAGAGTTGGAGAAAGTAGTGCGAAGCTATGAg CCAAGTCATGCTTGTTTGTTTTTACAGAGTAATTCATGTGTCAGTCAAAAAGAGGTGAACAGTTCTACCGTGACGTCTAATAGATCTGGTGAAAATTTCCAACCATGA
- the LOC135338723 gene encoding gamma-aminobutyric acid type B receptor subunit 2-like isoform X3, whose protein sequence is MAVFNFSSAVLFLLLAVVINNLKLSLCQELIRYALFTSGPVGGFHTSGVVPAIELAEELINADISILPGYNLTHTPVVDTMCDRTVSLNEYFDAISPPHPTVLGLLGCGCSVASTPVAEIIHHNSISQVSYASSSIELSDRSRFLNFFHTYPSDADFAPAVVSLIQEYGWRRIAFITQDESLFTEVLVNLRGPLNSLGIGIVNKIVSSTVYNNGFSTSDADLIFEKDGHRVFFINAFSNLGRKIMCEAYIRGFIYPNYAWLTYGWYQDRWWTEEVNPEPTNCTDDQLAEALHRSIALQLRPELNDSKTITESQLKPTEFDSLYKRRLAINTQDNYTYTFFATVAYDALWTFALALNRTNEMIGGLIREEILNMTQCGGTDEETGVKWEVVSLENFTYSNQLMGCIIRWNLERTDFVGVSGQVTFDDTGSRVFDDVMFFQYRLSANNSSLTRVLFASSHSINKSSAEFIYINGENNNSVFPQGIPPDGIPIPQILTYHLALVIPYYILAAVGLVFCTVCLIFNFTQRKKKIVKITSPNINYIIIVGAYMMYSSIYFRILPSKDFTLNVVRCFIDYLASITGYNLAYAAILVKMGRVYYIFHNPSLTKKTLKDWKLFLIAISISSVGVILAVLQVAVPQLQPIPHVSNSSESTQQIFNELGVMIEQQVYVCFSFGQNTFATIWIVLIVVYTALLQIVGLILAFQTRKVKIKQLHDSKYIAGMIYASAISLVINAIAIAIDGSLLNTVETLFSGSLLAATTVFLALAFIPTMVSLYRDSTGKFIMGERRNSVTGNKMSGLSDVERRTVESKQTQMELRIQELEKVVRSYESCLFVFTE, encoded by the exons ATGGCAGTCTTCAACTTTTCTAGTGCAGTACTGTTTCTACTATTGGCAGTGGTGATCAATAATCTTAAGCTATCACTCTGTCAAGAGCTGATCAGGTATGCTCTGTTCACCTCTGGTCCTGTTGGAGGCTTCCATACATCAGGAGTGGTGCCTGCCATTGAGTTAGCAGAGGAGCTGATTAATGCTGACATCTCTATTTTACCTGGCTACAACCTCACTCACACACCTGTGGTGGACACAATG TGTGATAGAACTGTGTCGCTGAATGAATACTTTGATGCCATTTCTCCACCCCACCCGACTGTGCTTGGTCTCCTGGGCTGTGGCTGCTCAGTGGCCTCCACTCCTGTGGCAGAGATCATTCACCACAACAGTATCTCACAG GTATCGTACGCGTCGTCTTCGATTGAGTTGAGTGACAGAAGTCGTTTCCTCAACTTCTTCCATACCTACCCCTCTGATGCTGACTTTGCTCCAGCCGTAGTCAGCCTCATTCAAGAGTACGGCTGGAGACGCATTGCCTTCATCACTCAAGATGAGAGCTTGTTTACTGAG GTTCTGGTTAATCTAAGAGGTCCTCTGAACTCCCTTGGTATTGGAATTGTTAACAAGATAGTTTCTTCAACCGTTTATAACAATGGATTCAGCACCTCAGATGCTGATTTGATT TTTGAAAAGGATGGCCATCGAGTTTTCTTTATCAATGCTTTCTCAAACCTTGGTCGAAAGATTATGTGCGAG gcATACATAAGAGGTTTCATCTATCCCAATTATGCGTGGTTGACCTACGGCTGGTACCAGGACAGGTGGTGGACAGAGGAGGTGAACCCAGAGCCAACAAACTGCACTGATGACCAACTAGCAGAGGCCCTGCACAGATCCATTGCACTTCAGTTGCGACCAGAGTTGAATGACTCTAAAACCATTACAGAATCTCAATTG AAACCTACAGAATTTGATTCTCTATATAAAAGAAGGCTTGCAATTAATACTCAAGATAACTATACGTACACCTTTTTCGCAACCGTGGCTTACGATGCACTCTGGACATTTGCTCTGGCGCTGAACAGGACCAATGAGATGATTGGCGGTCTGATAAGGGAGGAGATTTTGAACATGACTCAGTGTGGAGGGACTGATGAGGAGACTGGTGTAAAGTGGGAAGTGGTGTCACTGGAGAACTTCACCTACTCCAATCAGCTCATGGGCTGCATCATCAGGTGGAACCTGGAGAGAACAGACTTTGTGGGGGTGTCT GGTCAAGTCACATTTGACGACACTGGATCAAGAGTTTTTGATGACGTGATGTTCTTTCAGTACCGATTATCAGCCAACAACTCTAGTTTGACACGTGTGTTATTTGCATCTTCTCACAGCATCAATAAGTCCAGTGCAGAATTCATATACATTAATGGAGAAAACAATAACTCAGTTTTTCCCC AGGGTATACCACCTGATGGGATACCAATTCCTCAGATTCTCACTTACCATTTAGCTCTGGTGATTCCCTACTACATATTGGCAGCTGTCGGCCTTGTCTTCTGTACTGTGTGCCTGATCTTCAATTTTACGCAGAGAAAAAAGAA GATTGTCAAAATAACAAGTCCGAACATAAACTACATCATCATTGTTGGCGCCTACATGATGTACTCCTCTATATACTTCAGAATTTTACCCAGTAAAGACTTCACTCTGAACGTTGTGAGATGTTTT ATTGATTACCTTGCAAGCATAACAGGATACAACTTGGCATACGCAGCAATTCTTGTCAAAATGGGAAGAGTTTACTATATTTTCCACAACCCATCATTGACAAAAAAG ACACTAAAAGATTGGAAGCTTTTCTTGATAGCCATCAGTATTTCAAGCGTTGGTGTCATCTTAGCTGTATTGCAAGTCGCAGTGCCACAGCTTCAACCAATACCACACGTGTCAAATTCATCTGAGTCAACTCAGCAAATTTTTAAT gaattAGGGGTTATGATTGAACAGCAGGTTTATGTTTGTTTCAGTTTTGGTCAAAACACATTCGCAACAATCTGGATTGTGCTAATAGTTGTATATACAGCTCTGCTCCAAATTGTCGGGCTTATTCTGGCTTTTCAGACCAGAAAAGTGAAAATCAAGCAATTGCATGACTCGAAGTACATTGCGGGAATGATTTACGCTTCTGCAATTTCCCTTGTGATCAACGCTATAGCCATAGCAATCGATGGTTCTCTCTTAAACACTGTTGAAACACTCTTCTCTGGTAGTCTACTGGCTGCAACAACCGTCTTCTTAGCACTTGCATTTATTCCCACG ATGGTCAGTTTGTACCGAGACTCGACAGGGAAGTTTATTATGGGTGAGAGGAGGAACTCAGTAACAGGAAATAAGATGAGTGGACTGTCTGACGTAGAGAGAAGAACGGTGGAAAGTAAACAAACTCAAATGGAGCTAAGGATACAAGAGTTGGAGAAAGTAGTGCGAAGCTATGAg TCATGCTTGTTTGTTTTTACAGAGTAA
- the LOC135338722 gene encoding gamma-aminobutyric acid type B receptor subunit 2-like, with amino-acid sequence MRIKGLRLEDPSLAVLTLMLLLFSGAAHSQELRYALFTSGPTGGFHTSGVVPAIELAEELINADSSILPGYNLTHTPVVDTMCDRTESLGQYFGTVFSPNPTVLGLLGCGCSVASTPVAEIIQFNSISQIAYVSSSIELSDRSRFPNFFRTYPSDADFAPAVVTLIEKYGWRQMGFITQDEGLFTEAFSRIEKALRNVRVRNTVIPSEIPISTIRTNGRSFFFEDSNTRVFFINTYSDMARQIICEASLRPRGYSSPNYVWMTYGWYEENWWKAKVNPEQVPADCTDSHLAEFLHGSMVLQLVPTLNDSNSMTDTGLTPQEFETIYRTRLEEPESKANNYTFVFLATVAYDALWTFALALNKTNEMVGSLTREDILNKTQCRGSDGLLVPLENFTYSNQLMGCIIRWNLEETDFVGVSGRVEFNDGTRIQPTVQLFQYRLQNDVLLRINFGQTIHDRENQSRELIFINGESNSTIFPGGIPMDGIPITEITTYHLSLVVVYYVLAAVGLAFTTACLIFNFTQRNKKVVKLTSPNINYFVILGAYIQFTTIYFRLLPSTDLIVNEARCIISSLLIISGYCFGYGAILAKMGRIYYIFNNPTTSKKTVTDWKLSLVVLFVAGFGILLTILQVSVPELRPTPDLRINDERGNNTVNEFGIRIEYMSYQCYVSSNVPQTAMLALLFAYLALLQIIGIILAIQTRKVKIKLLNDSKYIAALIYTSSLVLILIGVISFTATRIPNIGEALTSGGLWVVTVLFLSLVFIPKMVSLYRDPNGENVFQTSNTDPHASAKMERALSKTFSKREFDNSLMKENGLGVQTSSRLSGHSPSPSPLLNSITEIVSSIATAPATVADSNELEEITRHRTNGIDH; translated from the exons ATGCGAATCAAAGGTCTCAGATTGGAGGACCCGTCTCTTGCAGTACTCACTCTAATGCTACTGCTCTTCTCTGGAGCTGCTCATAGTCAAGAGCTGAGGTATGCTCTGTTCACTTCTGGACCTACTGGAGGCTTTCATACATCAGGTGTGGTGCCTGCCATTGAGTTAGCAGAGGAGCTGATTAATGCTGACAGCTCTATTCTACCTGGCTACAACCTCACTCACACACCTGTGGTGGACACAATG TGTGACAGGACTGAATCACTCGGGCAGTACTTTGGAACTGTCTTTTCCCCTAACCCGACTGTGCTTGGTCTCCTGGGCTGTGGCTGCTCAGTGGCCTCCACTCCTGTGGCAGAGATCATTCAATTCAACAGTATCTCACAG ATTGCCTATGTATCGTCTTCAATTGAGTTGAGTGACAGAAGTCGTTTCCCCAACTTCTTCCGTACCTACCCCTCAGATGCTGACTTTGCTCCAGCCGTAGTCACCCTCATTGAAAAGTACGGCTGGAGACAAATGGGATTCATCACTCAAGACGAGGGCTTGTTCACAGAA GCATTTTCAAGGATTGAAAAAGCTTTGAGAAATGTGAGAGTAAGGAACACTGTGATCCCATCCGAGATACCAATTTCTACAATCAGGACAAACGGAAGAAGCTTCTTT TTTGAAGACAGTAACACTCGAGTGTTCTTCATTAACACCTATTCCGATATGGCTCGACAGATAATTTGTGAG GCGTCCCTAAGGCCTAGGGGGTACTCCTCCCCAAACTATGTGTGGATGACATACGGCTGGTATGAAGAGAACTGGTGGAAAGCGAAAGTTAACCCAGAGCAAGTACCTGCAGACTGCACTGACTCACACCTAGCAGAGTTCCTGCATGGAAGTATGGTGCTGCAGCTGGTCCCCACACTGAATGATTCCAACAGTATGACGGATACTGGACTG ACACCTCAAGAATTTGAGACCATCTATCGAACGAGACTTGAAGAACCAGAATCAAAAGCCAACAACTACACTTTCGTGTTCTTAGCCACCGTGGCTTATGACGCCCTCTGGACATTTGCTTTGGCGCTGAACAAGACCAATGAGATGGTTGGCAGTCTGACAAGAGAGGATATATTGAACAAGACTCAGTGTAGGGGGAGTGATGGATTATTAGTACCTCTGGAGAACTTCACCTACTCCAATCAGCTCATGGGCTGCATCATCAGGTGGAACCTGGAGGAAACAGACTTTGTGGGAGTGTCA GGGAGAGTCGAATTCAATGATGGCACAAGAATTCAGCCGACGGTTCAGCTGTTTCAGTACAGACTGCAAAACGACGTCTTGTTGAGGATAAACTTCGGTCAAACCATCCATGATAGAGAGAATCAAAGTAGAGAGCTAATATTCATTAACGGGGAGAGTAACAGCACAATATTCCCTG GAGGTATTCCAATGGATGGCATCCCAATCACTGAGATAACCACGTACCACTTGTCACTGGTGGTAGTGTACTATGTGCTGGCAGCTGTTGGACTTGCCTTCACCACCGCCTGTCTCATCTTTAACTTCACACAGAGAAACAAGAA AGTTGTGAAGCTGACTAGTCCTAACATCAACTACTTTGTCATCCTTGGAGCGTATATTCAGTTCACAACCATCTATTTCAGGCTTCTTCCTAGCACAGACCTCATTGTGAATGAAGCAAGATGTATT ATTTCCAGCCTCCTTATAATATCAGGCTACTGTTTCGGATACGGAGCCATACTGGCAAAAATGGGGAGAATCTACTACATCTTCAACAACCCAACCACCAGCAAAAAG ACCGTTACTGACTGGAAACTTAGTCTGGTGGTGCTTTTTGTAGCTGGCTTTGGCATTCTGCTAACAATACTGCAAGTTTCAGTGCCTGAGCTCAGACCCACTCCAGATCTGAGAATAAATGATGAGCGAGGAAATAATACTGTAAAC GAGTTCGGAATTCGGATTGAGTACATGTCGTACCAGTGCTACGTATCGAGCAATGTACCACAGACTGCAATGCTGGCCCTCCTGTTTGCCTACCTTGCACTCCTGCAAATCATTGGAATAATCTTGGCCATCCAAACACGCAAAGTCAAGATCAAGCTGCTGAATGACTCCAAGTACATTGCTGCTCTCATCTATACCTCCAGTCTTGTCTTGATTTTGATCGGAGTGATTTCTTTCACGGCTACTCGCATACCTAACATTGGCGAGGCTCTCACCTCTGGTGGACTGTGGGTGGTCACAGTCCTGTTCCTGTCCCTCGTGTTTATACCAAAG ATGGTGAGCCTGTACCGTGACCCAAATGGAGAGAATGTGTTTCAGACATCCAATACAGACCCCCATGCTTCCGCAAAGATGGAGAGAGCATTATCAAAAACTTTCTCTAAGAGAGAATTCGATAATAGTTTGATGAAAGAG AACGGATTAGGAGTTCAGACTTCTTCTCGCTTGAGTGGACACAGTCCAAGTCCGTCTCCCCTACTAAATTCAATCACTGAGATAGTGTCGTCAATAGCAACTGCTCCAGCCACTGTTGCGGATAGCAATGAACTTGAGGAAATCACTCGTCACAGAACAAATGGCATCGACCATTAG